The Weissella confusa DNA window CCGTGACGCTTAGCAATTTCGTTAATCACCGTGTTACGTGAACGAAGTCGTACGCGGAAGTACCCTTCATCTTGCTGCTCAAAAACAGCCCAGGCCTTCGCCGTGTTAATCTTTCCTAGCAATGGCACGATAAATGCGGTACCAAATTCGCCAAGATCGAAACTCTCTACGACTTCATTCGTCAAAATAATATAGTTAAAGCCATTTTCAGTCATGACCATATTGCTATAAACGTAAGCTGATGCACGGGCAGCTTCAAGTGAAATCGTATCCATTCGTTGGTTAATCTCGAACCAATCAAAATCGTATTTCATCAAATCTGCCACAACCTGCATCGTTTCAGACTTCGTTGCATACAAAAAGCGGCCTGTATCGCCGACAATTCCAGCATACAAATATGACGCACCCGCATCAGACAACTTCAATTCGTCTTCAAATTCCTTGTAGAAGACGTAAATCAAAGCTGATGTTGATGACGCACCCTCTTCAACCCAATTAAAATCTGCATATGGGTCTTCATTAGGGTGGTGGTCAATCTTAACTAACGTCTTACCGTAATCAAAACGGCGGTCATCAATACGTGGTTCATTAGCCGTATCGGTAACAATAACTAAGGCGTTATCGTAAAGTGAATCTGGAATATCTTCCATGTCACCCATCCAAGCCGAGCTAGGCACTTGCTTCCCCACAACGTGGACATGCTTATTCGGGAATGATGTCTTAATCAATTCAGCAAGACCAAGTTGTGAACCAAATGCGTCAGGGTCTGGACGTTGATGACGGTGAATAATAATCGTATCCGCCGCCTTAATTTGCGCTAAAATTGCTGTTTGCGCTGTCATGTTGCTTTCTCTATTCTATCTAGTTTACTTACGTTGCTTTTATTAGTATAGCAGAAAATGGCCGTAAAAACGCGTTGTGGTTAGTTATCATACAGATTCAGTGGAATATTTTCAAACGTCAACGGTGCTAGATTTGTCATTGTTAAGCCAAGCAACCGAATTGGCTTTTGATACCCACCTAATTCTTCCCAAATGTCCTGTGCTAATCGCACAAATTCAGTGGCGTCATTTGGTAAGAAGTCCGTCTGGGTGAAGCGACGTGTCTCTGTGTCAAAATCTTCATCACGTACTTTCAAGACCAGCGTTTTGCCATGCATACCACGTCGTTTAAGCGACTGTTCTAGTCGCTCAGCCAATCGTTTAAACTCTGCCTCAATCTGCTCCTCAGTGTCCAAAAACGGCCCATAGGTATGCTCTTTCCCAATTGACTTACGTTCACGCTGCCACTCAACCGGACGGTCATCAACACCACGAATCCGACGATAAAAATCGTAGCCCATGCGCCCGAAGTGCTGGGTCAGCGTTGTTTGATCCATCTCATATAGGTCACGCCCCGTATCTACGCCAAGTTCATGCATTTTTATGGCTGTTTTCTGGCCGACACCACGCACATCTTCAATTGGTAACGCATCCAAAAACGCACGAATATCTGCCTCACGGACAACTGTCAGTCCGACTGGCTTGTTATGCTCGGATGATAACTTCGCTAAGAATTTATTGAATGAAATACCAACCGAACTCGTCAACGATAATTCTGCAAAAATGGTTTGCTGTAATTCATGAGCAAGTGCGACCGCATCGGTATGCCCGGTTTTATTCTCTGTGACATCGAGATAAGCCTCATCAAACGCAATCGGTTCAACCTTATCTGTATAACGATGAAAAATATCATGAACCTGTTGTGACACCGCGCGGTACTTGTCAAAGTTAGGATCTAAGAATGTTGCATTCGGCGCCAATCGTAATGCTTCAGCTGCACTCATCGCTGAATGGACACCTAACTTTCGTGCAACATAGTTAGCTGTCGCCACCACACCACGGCCACCATTCTTACGTGGGTCATGCGCCAAAATTAATGGCACATTTGCAAGAGCGGGATTATCACGGATTTCCACTTGGGCATAAAACGCATCCATATCCACGTGAATAATTTGTCGATCTGTTTTTAAATGCACTGGTATCTCTAGCAAATCCGCCATGATAATCTCCTTTCTTGCCAACTAATAAAAAGAATTCAAGTTGCGCATTGCAACTCGAATTCTCAAAAATTACTTTTCGTCTTCTGAAGCTGGCTCGTCGGCCTTTACTTCTTCAGCAACTGGTGCTTCAACAGCTTCAGTCTTAGCTTCAGCAGCCTTAACAACTTGGCGTATAGCTGACAACTCGAATACCAAGATAACACCTTCAGCATCCAAATCGAAAGTCTTAGCTTCCTTGTTAACAGCAGCAACCTTACCGTGCAAACCACCGATAGTAACCACTTCGGCACCTGGTTGTACGTTGTTGATCATCTCTTGGCGCGTCTTTTGGGCCTTTTGTTGTGGGCGAATCATGATAAAGTACATGGCTGCCACGAAGACAATCAAAATCAAAATGTTCATTGACATAGTAGTAAATCTCCTAAAATTTTAATAACAGTAATTAGAACAGACGGGCATTTGCGTTGTTATAACCGTAGTTAGCCATAACCTCTTCACGGAACTCAAGTAGTCGATCTTCCGCAATTGCTTGGCGCATGTCTTCCATGAGCTTCAACAAGTAACGCAAATTGTGCACTGAGGCGATGTTTTGTGCATACAACTCATCAGCCTTAAACAAGTGGTGCAAGTAAGCCTTGGTAAAGTTTTGTGAACCGTAGTCTTCCGTCTCAGGGTCAATCAAAGAGAAGTCATTCTTGTACTTTGAGTTCGTAATCACGATACGACCCTTAGATGTCATCAACGTTCCCTTACGAGCGATACGCGTTGGCAAAACTGAATCAAACATGTCGATTCCACGGATAGCACCGTCAATCAATGAGTCTGGTGCTGCCACACCCATCAAGTAACGTGGCTTGTTCTCAGGCAAGAATGGCACCGTGAAGTCTAGCACACGGTTCATTTCTTCCTTCGTTTCACCAACTGACAAACCACCCACCGCATAACCAGGCAAATCAAGTGATACCAAATCACGGGCTGATTGCTTACGTAGCTCACGGAAACCAGCACCTTGCACAATACCAAACAATGCTTGATCCTCAGGACGACGGTGCGCTGCCATCGCACGCTCAGCCCAGCGTGAAGTACGCTCAACTGAGTTCTTCACGTAGTCATACGTTTCGAAGTATGGAATCGCTTCATCCAATTGCATCATCACGTCAGAACCCAAATTGTTTTGGATTCGCATCGCAACTTCTGGAGAAAGGAACATTTCTTCACCATTGACGTGGTTACGGAAAGTGACTCCCTCTTCCTTAATGTTATTACGCTCTGACAATGACCAAACTTGGAAACCACCAGAATCAGTCAAAATTGGACCATCCCAATTCATAAACTTGTGCAAGCCACCAGCTTCAGCAATCAATTCATCACCAGGACGTACCCACAAGTGGTATGTGTTAGACAAAATGAATTGAGACTTAATCTCCTTCAATTCGCGAGGTGAGACATTTTTAACGGTTGCTTGTGTACCAACTGGCATGAACATTGGGGTCATTACTTCACCGTGTGGTGTTGTAATCTTACCCAAACGTGCACCAGTATGCTTTTCAACGTGAAGCAATTCGTACTTCACAGCATAATCTGACATGTTTCGACTTCCTTCCTGACACATCTGTTAAATGTGCTAGCATACTATTTTCACCCTCTAACTAAAGAGGTAAATAAAAACTAACTAAGAATTATTATATCAGAAAGAACGCCCGTCTTAGGCGCAATTTCCAGAATAAATGAACTTTATGTGTAAATTGTGATGTTTGATGGTACAAAAAAACCACCAGCTAACTGGTGGTTAAGATGGACGTTACAGGGATCGAACCTGTGACCCCCTGCTTGTAAGGCAGGTGCTCTCCCAGCTGAGCTAAACGTCCATGTGCATCGCGACGTCCTATCCTCGCAGGAAGCGATCCTCCAACTAATTTCGGCGCTATTGAGCTTAACTTCTGTGTTCGGTATGGGAACAGGTGTGGCCTCAATGCCATCGTCACGACACGGTATTTAATTGAGAAAATATTAGCTCTCTCAAAACTGAATCATAATTTGTAAATCAAACTTCGTTTGAGCCTTACACCACATTTTCAACTTGGTTAAGTCCTCGAACCATTAGTACTAGTCCGCTCCATGCGTCGCCGCACTTCCACTTCTAGCCTATCTACCTCATCATCTCTGAGGGGTCTTACTTCATAAAGAATGGGAAATCTCATCTCGAGGCGAGTTTCACACTTAGATGCTTTCAGCGTTTATCTCATCCGTACATAGCTACTCAGCGATGCTCCTGGCGGAACAACTGATACACCAGAGGTACGTCCACCCCGGTCCTCTCGTACTAAGGGCAGCTCCTCTCAAATTTCCTACGCCCGCGACGGATAGGGACCGAACTGTCTCACGACGTTCTGAACCCAGCTCGCGTACCGCTTTAATGGGCGAACAGCCCAACCCTTGGGACCGACTACAGCCCCAGGATGCGATGAGCCGACATCGAGGTGCCAAACCTCCCCGTCGATGTGGACTCTTGGGGGAGATAAGCCTGTTATCCCCAGGGTAGCTTTTGTCCGTTGAGCGATGGCCCTTCCATGCGGAACCACCGGATCACTAAGCCCTACTTTCGTACCTGCTCGACTGGTAAGTCTCACAGTCAAGCTCCCTTGTGCCTTTACACTCTGCGAATGATTTCCAACCATTCTGAGGGAACCTTTGGGCGCCTCCGTTACCTTTTAGGAGGCGACCGCCCCAGTCAAACTGCCTGCCAGACACTGTCTTCCACCACGCTTAGTGGTGCGAGTTAGAGTGGTCATACAACGAGGGTAGTATCCCAATGACGCCTCCACCGAAACTAGCGTCCCGGTATCTACGGCTCCTACCTATGCTGTACAAGCTGCACAAACACTCAATATCAAGCTACAGTAAAGCTCCATGGGGTCTTTCCGTCCTGTCGCGGGTAACCCGCATCTTCACGGGTATTTAAATTTCACCGAGTCTCTCGTTGAGACAGTGCCCAGATCGTTACGCCTTTCGTGCGGGTCGGAACTTACCCGACAAGGAATTTCGCTACCTTAGGACCGTTATAGTTACGGCCGCCGTTTACTGGGGCTTCAATTCGTACCTTCGCCGAAGCTAAGCACTCCTTTTAACCTTCCAGCACCGGGCAGGCGTCAGCCCCTATACGTCATCTTACGATTTTGCAGAAACCTGTGTTTTTGATAAACAGTCGCCTGGGCCTATTCACTGCGGCTCAGCTTTCGCTGAGCACCCCTTCTCCCGAAGTTACGGGGTCATTTTGCCGAGTTCCTTAACGAGAGTTCACTCGCTCACCTTAGGATGCTCTCCTCGACTACCTGTGTCGGTTTGCGGTACGGGCAGGTAAACACTAACTAGAAGCTTTTCTCGGCAGCGTGACATCACGGACTTCCCTACTTTATTTCGGTCCTCATCATAACTTGTCCTTAAAAGATAAAGCATTTAACTCGATCTAAGACTTATTATTTAACCCAGCATATCCAGCAGCTGGGATCCGTTAGCCTTCTGCGTCCCTCCATCGTTCAAACATGTTCACCTGGTACAGGAATCTCAACCTGTTATCCATCGACTACGCCTCTCGGCCTCGCCTTAGGTCCCGACTAACCCTGGGAGGACGAGCCTTCCCCAGGAAACCTTAGTCATACGGTGGACAGGATTCTCACCTGTCTTTCGCTACTCATACCGGCATTCTCACTTCTAAGCGCTCCACCAGTCCTCACGGTCTGACTTCATCGCCCTTAGAACGCTCTCCTATCGCGCCACTTACGTGGCACCCGTAGTTTCGGTGGTGTGTTTAGCCCCGGTACATTTTCGGCGCAGAATCACTCGACTAGTGAGCTATTACGCACTCTTTAAATGGTGGCTGCTTCTAAGCCAACATCCTAGTTGTCTATGCAACTCCACATCCTTTTCCACTTAACACACACTTAGGGACCTTAACTGACGATCTGGGCTGTTCCCCTTTCGACAATGGATCTTATCACTCACTGTCTGACTCCCGGACATACGTGATTGGCATTCGGAGTTTATCTTAATTTGGTAACCCGAGATGGGCCCCGCACCAAAACAGTGCTCTACCTCCAACACGCTACATTCCGAGGCTAGCCCTAAAGCTATTTCGGAGAGAACCAGCTATCTCCAAGTTCGATTGGAATTTCACCGCTACCCA harbors:
- a CDS encoding bifunctional oligoribonuclease/PAP phosphatase NrnA, whose protein sequence is MTAQTAILAQIKAADTIIIHRHQRPDPDAFGSQLGLAELIKTSFPNKHVHVVGKQVPSSAWMGDMEDIPDSLYDNALVIVTDTANEPRIDDRRFDYGKTLVKIDHHPNEDPYADFNWVEEGASSTSALIYVFYKEFEDELKLSDAGASYLYAGIVGDTGRFLYATKSETMQVVADLMKYDFDWFEINQRMDTISLEAARASAYVYSNMVMTENGFNYIILTNEVVESFDLGEFGTAFIVPLLGKINTAKAWAVFEQQDEGYFRVRLRSRNTVINEIAKRHGGGGHKFASGALAKDMDEINDIIREADQTLKEQTEA
- the dinB gene encoding DNA polymerase IV; protein product: MADLLEIPVHLKTDRQIIHVDMDAFYAQVEIRDNPALANVPLILAHDPRKNGGRGVVATANYVARKLGVHSAMSAAEALRLAPNATFLDPNFDKYRAVSQQVHDIFHRYTDKVEPIAFDEAYLDVTENKTGHTDAVALAHELQQTIFAELSLTSSVGISFNKFLAKLSSEHNKPVGLTVVREADIRAFLDALPIEDVRGVGQKTAIKMHELGVDTGRDLYEMDQTTLTQHFGRMGYDFYRRIRGVDDRPVEWQRERKSIGKEHTYGPFLDTEEQIEAEFKRLAERLEQSLKRRGMHGKTLVLKVRDEDFDTETRRFTQTDFLPNDATEFVRLAQDIWEELGGYQKPIRLLGLTMTNLAPLTFENIPLNLYDN
- the yajC gene encoding preprotein translocase subunit YajC, yielding MSMNILILIVFVAAMYFIMIRPQQKAQKTRQEMINNVQPGAEVVTIGGLHGKVAAVNKEAKTFDLDAEGVILVFELSAIRQVVKAAEAKTEAVEAPVAEEVKADEPASEDEK
- the tgt gene encoding tRNA guanosine(34) transglycosylase Tgt is translated as MSDYAVKYELLHVEKHTGARLGKITTPHGEVMTPMFMPVGTQATVKNVSPRELKEIKSQFILSNTYHLWVRPGDELIAEAGGLHKFMNWDGPILTDSGGFQVWSLSERNNIKEEGVTFRNHVNGEEMFLSPEVAMRIQNNLGSDVMMQLDEAIPYFETYDYVKNSVERTSRWAERAMAAHRRPEDQALFGIVQGAGFRELRKQSARDLVSLDLPGYAVGGLSVGETKEEMNRVLDFTVPFLPENKPRYLMGVAAPDSLIDGAIRGIDMFDSVLPTRIARKGTLMTSKGRIVITNSKYKNDFSLIDPETEDYGSQNFTKAYLHHLFKADELYAQNIASVHNLRYLLKLMEDMRQAIAEDRLLEFREEVMANYGYNNANARLF